A region of Daphnia carinata strain CSIRO-1 chromosome 10, CSIRO_AGI_Dcar_HiC_V3, whole genome shotgun sequence DNA encodes the following proteins:
- the LOC130699686 gene encoding uncharacterized protein LOC130699686: MDTKDSLRLQMGQCARNSKIEVEEVTENLKASFRAVELNLQWQVENVRKGVGVFSGMMNSHRFPQTFQFGLRYIADVAVVSLMIMNFHYLGLRVALVRLTYNNGKPVWMKRKTSERRANKLDLFVQEFCQGLEEDSGFSCQVYVEGLVDTYMYEQYDGLLTDQLWDSARFCCWTDFKFFVRGNVFNAHKFVLSARSSRLARDISRVDSIRLNDDWDPDTFKCFLHFLYTGNLLLEKWKANAKQLLSLAEEYELNTLTQLCKNDLTKLNESNFPECFLSTGPPAVGPPSIDLDLKPKSKICSKPDSAEIRFNWDISRLPQDYIVRAVDFHHQEAFHVCFRSGGHSEEGRRNHALFIFSKQWPEGGFEVVAVNVVISEKSSNNGRPSKSKLLAANKWVKMVGLNPALAVFSVDLECLLLQIPFNILFSIELSSENAGHYSYQPRDIHLAENLWSAAFGADLTDAEISVEGRIFRVHRALMAARSLFFRELLSSENMKESCLKRIVLEEIDSSIFEEVLYFMYTGSLRVSAGDARLLVAAEKYQIETLRILCENQVKRHDRSLEDLCSFLQMIA; encoded by the exons ATGGACACCAAAGATTCCTTGAGACTGCAG ATGGGCCAATGTGCTAGAAATTCTAAAATTGAGGTAGAAGAGGTAACTGAAAATTTGAAGGCTTCATTTAGGGCCGTTGAGCTCAATTTGCAATGGCAAGTTGAAAATGTTCGGAAAGGAGTAGGAGTCTTCTCTGGCATGATGAATAGCCACCGTTTTCCACAGACATTCCAGTTTGGTCTGAGATATATAGCTGATGTTGCAGTGGTATCTCTTATGATAATGAATTTTCATTACCTGGGCTTACGAGTGGCGTTAGTGCGATTAACGTATAATAACGGGAAACCCGTTtggatgaagagaaaaacaagtgaaagaaGAGCTAATAAACTGGATTTATTCGTTCAAGAATTTTGTCAAGGATTGGAAGAGGATAGTGGATTTTCATGTCAAGTCTATGTCGAGGGCCTCGTCGATACTTATATGTACGAGCAGTATGACGGACTTTTAACCGATCAACTATGGGATTCTGCACGGTTTTGCTGTTGGAcggattttaaatttttcgtccGAGGAAATGTTTTCAACGCTCACAAATTTGTGCTTAGTGCACGAAGCAGCCGTTTAGCACGCGACATCAGTCGTGTTGACAGTATCCGCTTGAATGATGATTGGGATCCCGACACTTTCAAGTGCTTCCTGCATTTCCTTTACACTGGAAATCTATTGTTGGAAAAATGGAAAGCTAATGCAAAGCAACTGCTCAGCCTGGCAGAGGAATATGAGCTGAATACGCTCACACAGTTGTGCAAGAATGATTTGACTAAGTTAAACGAAAGCAATTTCCCGGAGTGCTTTTTGTCTACGGGACCTCCTGCTGTCGGACCCCCTTCTATAGATCTTGATCTTAAGCCTAA GTCGAAAATTTGCAGTAAACCAGACTCAGCTGAAATTCGATTTAACTGGGATATAAGCCGATTACCTCAAGATTACATAGTCAGAGCGGTCGATTTTCACCATCAGGAAGCCTTTCACGTTTGCTTCCGGTCTGGTGGTCATTCAGAGGAAGGCAGACGTAATCACGCTCTGTTTATCTTCAGCAAACAGTGGCCCGAAGGTGGATTCGAAGTGGTCGCCGTGAACGTTGTTATtagtgagaaatcttcaaaTAATGGAAGGCCCTCGAAAAGCAAACTGTTGGCTGCCAACAAATGGGTGAAGATGGTAGGATTGAATCCGGCGCTGGCTGTGTTCTCAGTTGATCTTGAATGTCTTCTATTACAAATTCcctttaacattttattttcaattgagTTGTCTTCCGAGAACGCAGGACATTATTCTTACCAACCAAGAGATATTCATTTAGCCGAAAATCTTTGGTCTGCTGCATTCGGTGCTGATTTAACTGACGCTGAAATAAGTGTTGAAGGTAGAATTTTTAGAGTTCACAGGGCCTTGATGGCAGCTCGTTCACTGTTTTTTAGGGAATTATTGAGTTCAGAAAATATGAAAGAATCTTGCTTGAAGCGTATTGTGCTTGAAGAGATTGACTCGTCTATTTTCGAGGAAGTGTTGTACTTCATGTACACCGGATCACTGCGAGTATCTGCCGGTGATGCAAGACTGTTAGTAGCTGCCGAAAAATATCAAATTGAAACTTTGAGAATCCTCTGTGAGAACCAAGTTAAACGCCATGATCGTAGTCTCGAAGATCTCTGTTCGTTTTTGCAAATGATTGCATAA